A stretch of DNA from Syntrophales bacterium:
CACCGATTTTCGGTGCATGGACTTGATAGGAGTTGACGAGGTATATGATGTCGCACGGGGTATTTTAAAGGAATGAAAAAACACACCGCGGTTTTCTTGGACAGGGATGGAACAATAAATGAAGAGGTGGGATATCTTGGCGACCTCGAAAAACTGAACATTTACCCCAATTCCTTCGAAGCAATAAGATTAATTAACGAAAGCGGGATGAAGGCGGTGGTTATCTCAAACCAGTCCGGGGTGGCCAGAGGATACTTCAGCGAGGATTTTGTAAATACCGTACATTCTCGTATCAATGAAACCCTTCAGGAAAATGGAGCCCGCATAGACCGATTTTATTTCTGTCCACACCACCCGACCGAGGGGAAAGGGCACTATCTGAAATCATGTGACTGTAGAAAACCCAAAACAGGGATGCTTATCAAAGCCTCCGAAGAACTGAACATTGATCTGTTTCGCTCCTATATGGTGGGCGACGCGGCAAAAGACATAGAATTGGCAAACAGAAGCGGTGTCATGGGAATACTGGTAAAGACCGGCTATGGAAAGAACGTAATATCTTCTGATGTTGAACCTTCCTATATCGCCGAGGATATCCTGGACGCGGTAAACTGGATAATGAAGGACAGGAAAAAGTGAACATCCTCATCGTAAAATTGAGTGCCATCGGAGACGTGATACACACGCTTCCCTCACTTTCAGCTTTAAGAGAACTCTATCCCGATGCCGACATCACCTGGGTAATAGAGGAAGCATCCTCGGACATAATCAGGGATCATCCCCACCTGGACAGGGTCATCGTTTCCCGCAGAAAGAAGTGGATGGTTGATCTCAAAAGGCCTCACCAGATAGGCAGAACAATCAAAGAAATCAAAACATTTGTCAGGACACTGAGAGATCGTTCATACGACCTGGTGATTGATTTTCACGGACTTTTCAAAAGTTCCCTTATTGTACTTCTCAGCGGGGGGAAGAGTAAGCTCGGCTACGACAGCATGCAGGAACTGAGCGGTTTGTTCTTAAATGAAAAAATTCATGAAAATATGAAAAAACATGCCGTTGACCGCTACCTCGACTTGCTTCGCCATTTAGGTTCCGATGTCGATGAAAAGGAATTCCTGATTCCTGTTCAGGAAGAGAACAGAAATAGGGTGAAAAACCTTCTGACAATAAATAAGATTGACACAAAAGATCGATTCGTGGCAGTAAATCCAGTGGCATTCTGGGAAACAAAGCTGTGGGAGGCTGATAAATTTGCAAGGTTGTGTGACAGAATTACAAAAGACCTAAAGGCGAAGGTAATTTTCACGGGAAACAGAAGCGATGGAATGATTGAGAATATTCAATCATTGATGTCACATCCTTCCGTCAACCTCGGGGGTCAGACAACCCTGAGAGACCTGGCACATTTATACAGTTTATCATCCGTTGTGATTACAACCGATTCCGGCCCCATGCATATCGCAGCAGCGATGGGGACACCGGTAGTTGCGCTATTTGGACCTACTGATCCCTTAAGAACCGGGCCCTATGGCAGAGGACATG
This window harbors:
- the gmhB gene encoding D-glycero-beta-D-manno-heptose 1,7-bisphosphate 7-phosphatase; translated protein: MKKHTAVFLDRDGTINEEVGYLGDLEKLNIYPNSFEAIRLINESGMKAVVISNQSGVARGYFSEDFVNTVHSRINETLQENGARIDRFYFCPHHPTEGKGHYLKSCDCRKPKTGMLIKASEELNIDLFRSYMVGDAAKDIELANRSGVMGILVKTGYGKNVISSDVEPSYIAEDILDAVNWIMKDRKK
- the waaF gene encoding lipopolysaccharide heptosyltransferase II, with amino-acid sequence MNILIVKLSAIGDVIHTLPSLSALRELYPDADITWVIEEASSDIIRDHPHLDRVIVSRRKKWMVDLKRPHQIGRTIKEIKTFVRTLRDRSYDLVIDFHGLFKSSLIVLLSGGKSKLGYDSMQELSGLFLNEKIHENMKKHAVDRYLDLLRHLGSDVDEKEFLIPVQEENRNRVKNLLTINKIDTKDRFVAVNPVAFWETKLWEADKFARLCDRITKDLKAKVIFTGNRSDGMIENIQSLMSHPSVNLGGQTTLRDLAHLYSLSSVVITTDSGPMHIAAAMGTPVVALFGPTDPLRTGPYGRGHVVIRKEMSCSPCFLKKCDTRKCMKDITVEEVFQAVNKIESSRNKLRGSPDFQGT